In a single window of the Harpia harpyja isolate bHarHar1 chromosome 3, bHarHar1 primary haplotype, whole genome shotgun sequence genome:
- the ATL1 gene encoding atlastin-1 isoform X2, producing the protein MARNRRERSSWGSFAEKTYEWSSEEEESVRKAGPVQVLIVKDDHSFELDEAALNRILLSEAVRDKEVVAVSVAGAFRKGKSFLMDFMLRYMYNKEAVDWVGDYNEPLTGFSWRGGSERETTGIQIWSEVFLVDKPDGKKVAVLLMDTQGTFDSQSTLRDSATVFALSTMISSIQVYNLSQNVQEDDLQHLQLFTEYGRLAMEETFLKPFQSLIFLVRDWSFPYEFSYGSDGGARFLEKRLKVSGNQHEELQNVRKHIHSCFTKISCFLLPHPGLKVATNPNFDGKLKEIDDEFIKNLKILIPWLLSPESLDVKEINGNHITCRGLVEYFKAYIKIYQGEELPHPKSMLQATAEANNLAAVATAKDTYSRRMEEVCGGDKPFLAPSDLQTKHMELKEEAVKLFRGVKKMGGEEFSRRYLQQLENEIDELYIQYIKHNDSKNIFHAARTPATLFVVIFITYVIAGVTGFIGLDIIASLCNMIMGLTLITLCTWAYIRYSGEYRELGAVIDQVAAALWDQGSTNEALYKLYSAAATHRHLYHHAFPAQKAEPAEGSERKKV; encoded by the exons GTAGTTTTGCAGAGAAGACTTACGAGTGGAGCTCAGAGGAGGAGGAGTCCGTGAGAAAGGCAGGACCAGTGCAAGTCCTCATTGTCAAAGATGACCATTCCTTTGAACTGGATGAAGCTGCACTGAACCGCATCCTCCTGTCAGAGGCTGTCAGAGATAAAGAGGTCGTGGCTGTGTCCGTTGCTGGagcttttagaaaaggaaaatcattcCTGATGGACTTCATGCTGCGGTACATGTACAATAAG GAAGCAGTAGACTGGGTTGGAGATTACAACGAGCCTCTGACTGGTTTCTCCTGGAGAGGAGGGTCTGAGCGGGAGACAACTGGCATTCAGATATGGAGCGAGGTTTTCCTGGTGGACAAGCCCGACGGTAAAAAG GTTGCAGTGTTGCTGATGGACACTCAGGGGACCTTTGACAGCCAGTCCACCCTGCGGGATTCAGCCACCGTGTTTGCCCTTAGCACAATGATCAGCTCGATACAG gttTACAACTTGTCGCAGAACGTGCAGGAGGATGATCTGCAGCACTTGCAG CTTTTCACTGAGTACGGCCGGCTGGCCATGGAGGAGACATTCCTGAAACCTTTCCAG TCCCTTATATTCCTTGTTCGTGACTGGAGCTTCCCGTATGAATTTTCCTATGGATCTGATGGTGGTGCAAGATTTCTGGAGAAGCGGCTGAAG GTCTCGGGAAATCAGCATGAAGAGCTGCAGAACGTCAGAAAGCACATCCATTCTTGCTTCACCAAAATCTCCTGCTTCCTCTTACCTCACCCGGGCCTGAAAGTTGCCACCAACCCTAATTTTGATGGAAAACTGAAAG AAATAGACGATGAGTTCATAAAGAACTTGAAGATTTTGATTCCTTGGCTGCTTAGTCCTGAGAGCCTGGATGTTAAGGAGATCAATGGAAACCACATCACCTGTCGAGGCCTTGTGGAGTATTTTAAG GCATACATAAAGATCTACCAAGGAGAAGAATTGCCACACCCAAAGTCGATGCTGCAG GCCACAGCAGAAGCCAACAATTTAGCAGCAGTTGCCACTGCCAAAGACACCTACAGCAGGAGAATGGAAGAG GTCTGTGGTGGGGACAAGCCCTTCCTTGCACCTAGTGACCTCCAGACCAAGCACATGGAGCTGAAGGAGGAGGCTGTGAAGCTGTTTCGTGGGGTGAAGAAGATGGGTGGGGAGGAGTTCAGCCGTCGCtacctccagcagctggagaacGAGATAGATGAGCTCTATATCCAGTACATCAAGCACAACGACAGCAAGAATATCTTCCACGCCGCCCGCACCCCCGCCACGCTCTTTGTGGTCATCTTCATCACTTACGTGATAGCTGGAGTGACCGGCTTCATTGGCTTGGACATCATAGCCAGTCTGTGCAACATGATCATGGGCTTGACACTTATCACACTGTGTACCTGGGCATATATCAGATACTCTGGGGAGTACAGAGAACTGGGCGCAGTAATAGACCAAGTGGCCGCAGCGTTATGGGACCAG
- the ATL1 gene encoding atlastin-1 isoform X3 has product MELVVSCCIFSPKPMGSFAEKTYEWSSEEEESVRKAGPVQVLIVKDDHSFELDEAALNRILLSEAVRDKEVVAVSVAGAFRKGKSFLMDFMLRYMYNKEAVDWVGDYNEPLTGFSWRGGSERETTGIQIWSEVFLVDKPDGKKVAVLLMDTQGTFDSQSTLRDSATVFALSTMISSIQVYNLSQNVQEDDLQHLQLFTEYGRLAMEETFLKPFQSLIFLVRDWSFPYEFSYGSDGGARFLEKRLKVSGNQHEELQNVRKHIHSCFTKISCFLLPHPGLKVATNPNFDGKLKEIDDEFIKNLKILIPWLLSPESLDVKEINGNHITCRGLVEYFKAYIKIYQGEELPHPKSMLQATAEANNLAAVATAKDTYSRRMEEVCGGDKPFLAPSDLQTKHMELKEEAVKLFRGVKKMGGEEFSRRYLQQLENEIDELYIQYIKHNDSKNIFHAARTPATLFVVIFITYVIAGVTGFIGLDIIASLCNMIMGLTLITLCTWAYIRYSGEYRELGAVIDQVAAALWDQALYKLYSAAATHRHLYHHAFPAQKAEPAEGSERKKV; this is encoded by the exons GTAGTTTTGCAGAGAAGACTTACGAGTGGAGCTCAGAGGAGGAGGAGTCCGTGAGAAAGGCAGGACCAGTGCAAGTCCTCATTGTCAAAGATGACCATTCCTTTGAACTGGATGAAGCTGCACTGAACCGCATCCTCCTGTCAGAGGCTGTCAGAGATAAAGAGGTCGTGGCTGTGTCCGTTGCTGGagcttttagaaaaggaaaatcattcCTGATGGACTTCATGCTGCGGTACATGTACAATAAG GAAGCAGTAGACTGGGTTGGAGATTACAACGAGCCTCTGACTGGTTTCTCCTGGAGAGGAGGGTCTGAGCGGGAGACAACTGGCATTCAGATATGGAGCGAGGTTTTCCTGGTGGACAAGCCCGACGGTAAAAAG GTTGCAGTGTTGCTGATGGACACTCAGGGGACCTTTGACAGCCAGTCCACCCTGCGGGATTCAGCCACCGTGTTTGCCCTTAGCACAATGATCAGCTCGATACAG gttTACAACTTGTCGCAGAACGTGCAGGAGGATGATCTGCAGCACTTGCAG CTTTTCACTGAGTACGGCCGGCTGGCCATGGAGGAGACATTCCTGAAACCTTTCCAG TCCCTTATATTCCTTGTTCGTGACTGGAGCTTCCCGTATGAATTTTCCTATGGATCTGATGGTGGTGCAAGATTTCTGGAGAAGCGGCTGAAG GTCTCGGGAAATCAGCATGAAGAGCTGCAGAACGTCAGAAAGCACATCCATTCTTGCTTCACCAAAATCTCCTGCTTCCTCTTACCTCACCCGGGCCTGAAAGTTGCCACCAACCCTAATTTTGATGGAAAACTGAAAG AAATAGACGATGAGTTCATAAAGAACTTGAAGATTTTGATTCCTTGGCTGCTTAGTCCTGAGAGCCTGGATGTTAAGGAGATCAATGGAAACCACATCACCTGTCGAGGCCTTGTGGAGTATTTTAAG GCATACATAAAGATCTACCAAGGAGAAGAATTGCCACACCCAAAGTCGATGCTGCAG GCCACAGCAGAAGCCAACAATTTAGCAGCAGTTGCCACTGCCAAAGACACCTACAGCAGGAGAATGGAAGAG GTCTGTGGTGGGGACAAGCCCTTCCTTGCACCTAGTGACCTCCAGACCAAGCACATGGAGCTGAAGGAGGAGGCTGTGAAGCTGTTTCGTGGGGTGAAGAAGATGGGTGGGGAGGAGTTCAGCCGTCGCtacctccagcagctggagaacGAGATAGATGAGCTCTATATCCAGTACATCAAGCACAACGACAGCAAGAATATCTTCCACGCCGCCCGCACCCCCGCCACGCTCTTTGTGGTCATCTTCATCACTTACGTGATAGCTGGAGTGACCGGCTTCATTGGCTTGGACATCATAGCCAGTCTGTGCAACATGATCATGGGCTTGACACTTATCACACTGTGTACCTGGGCATATATCAGATACTCTGGGGAGTACAGAGAACTGGGCGCAGTAATAGACCAAGTGGCCGCAGCGTTATGGGACCAG